The Selenomonas sp. AB3002 genome contains a region encoding:
- a CDS encoding ATP synthase F0 subunit B, which yields MSVFESLDRIENLVVGARRVPFTEKTMVSDGDLIHYVDELRHDVSSELEESNAIKANKNAILEEAQKEAERIVEEAKKYAQRITDEQEIIRNSRGEAERIMAEARSQAEATVTESQEKARTLMEQAQSQAREIMERTQANATQLQSDADSYANQVFDQLIAHVSSTFQGVRQAEAGLQQALTVLQQAKSQMNQPHPVNNHPAAAPQPIEE from the coding sequence ATGTCAGTTTTTGAATCATTGGATAGGATAGAGAATCTGGTGGTTGGGGCCCGTCGCGTGCCTTTCACGGAAAAGACCATGGTCAGTGATGGCGACCTGATCCATTATGTGGACGAGCTGCGCCATGACGTTTCCAGCGAGCTGGAAGAATCAAATGCCATCAAGGCCAATAAGAATGCCATACTTGAGGAAGCTCAGAAGGAAGCTGAACGCATTGTGGAAGAGGCCAAGAAATACGCCCAGCGCATCACGGATGAGCAGGAAATCATCAGGAACTCCCGTGGCGAGGCAGAAAGAATCATGGCCGAAGCCCGCAGCCAGGCCGAAGCCACGGTGACGGAGAGCCAGGAAAAGGCCCGCACCCTTATGGAGCAGGCTCAGTCCCAGGCCAGGGAGATCATGGAGCGCACCCAGGCCAATGCCACCCAGCTGCAGAGTGATGCCGACAGCTATGCCAATCAGGTTTTTGACCAGCTCATAGCCCATGTCAGCAGCACCTTCCAGGGTGTGCGTCAGGCTGAGGCTGGCCTGCAGCAGGCTTTGACGGTGCTGCAGCAGGCCAAGAGCCAGATGAACCAGCCCCATCCGGTGAACAATCATCCGGCTGCGGCTCCCCAGCCTATCGAAGAATAA
- the coaD gene encoding pantetheine-phosphate adenylyltransferase, whose protein sequence is MKRAICSGSFDPVTNGHIDIFERASVMFDELIVCVFNNMLKNPFLPVEQRVALIEEAVRHLPNVKVDSFSGLVTKYMEEHDAHIIVRGVRSVKDLEYEQNEAYMLRHLDKKLDTVFLLTRPEYSFVSSSGIRELVHFGGEIHGLVPDCVERAILEHHEKM, encoded by the coding sequence ATGAAGAGAGCCATCTGCTCCGGGAGCTTTGACCCGGTGACCAACGGCCACATTGATATATTTGAGCGGGCCAGTGTCATGTTTGATGAGCTTATTGTCTGCGTCTTCAACAATATGCTTAAAAACCCTTTCCTGCCAGTGGAACAGCGCGTTGCGCTGATTGAGGAAGCTGTCAGACACCTGCCCAATGTGAAGGTGGATTCCTTCTCGGGGCTGGTGACCAAATACATGGAGGAGCACGACGCCCATATCATCGTCCGGGGAGTACGCTCCGTGAAGGATTTGGAATATGAGCAGAATGAAGCCTATATGCTGAGGCATCTGGACAAGAAGCTTGATACGGTGTTCCTGCTTACCCGCCCGGAATACTCTTTTGTCAGTTCTTCAGGGATAAGGGAACTGGTGCATTTCGGCGGAGAGATACACGGCCTGGTGCCAGATTGTGTGGAGCGGGCTATTCTGGAGCATCACGAAAAGATGTGA